A portion of the Podospora pseudoanserina strain CBS 124.78 chromosome 2, whole genome shotgun sequence genome contains these proteins:
- a CDS encoding hypothetical protein (EggNog:ENOG503P7JT; COG:S) produces MGLVDAPNKVPHQQRVYQAAYRAHTRIWRISPRSGLMLTPYYALMWGTFGASMYAMGRQVCGYKTWFGKN; encoded by the exons ATGGG TCTCGTCGACGCTCCCAACAAGGtcccccaccagcagcgGGTTTACCAGGCTGCCTACCGGGCTCACACTCGTATCTGGAGAATC AGCCCCCGCTCCGGCCTCATGCTCACCCCTTACTACGCCCTCATGTGGGGTACCTTCGGTG CCTCCATGTACGCCATGGGCCGTCAGGTTTGCGGTTACAAGACCTGGTTCGGCAAGAACTAA
- the clc1 gene encoding Clathrin light chain (BUSCO:EOG09264XOC; COG:U; EggNog:ENOG503P0SF) — protein sequence MADRFPSLEDFDSGAQTGVQDASEVPTTSNFLEREKAILGDDANQFATVEDAGFDEDDDDLLGGGISATGNNSAAFDSQFPDITSPNEGLTPPAGTTTITGPSVSYNSGYNAYAQEEEEEPQVIKEWREKRDAGNAKRAEQFAQQRAETVKEAQQNIDDFYENYNNKKEKTIAQSRKEAEQFLASREDTTSGGTSWERIAKIVDVSGKGAKGGASGSGKERFRELLVSLRKDEKAPGAEGY from the exons ATGGCTGACAGATTCCCATCGTTGGAGGACTTCGACTCCGGCG CCCAGACCGGCGTCCAGGATGCCTCCGAGGTTCCCACAACCAGCAACTTCCTAGAGCGCGAGAAGGCCATTCTCGGTGACGACGCCAACCAGTTCGCGACAGTCGAGGACGCCGGcttcgacgaggatgacgacgacctgCTAGGAGGCGGCATCTCTGCCACCGGCAATAACAGTGCTGCGTTTGATAGCCAATTCCCTgacatcaccagcccaaaTGAG GGCCTCACACCCCCCGCcggaaccaccaccatcaccggtCCCTCCGTCAGCTACAACTCCGGCTACAACGCTTACGcccaagaggaggaggaggagccccAAGTGATTAAGGAGTGGAGGGAGAAGCGGGACGCCGGCAACGCCAAGCGGGCAGAGCAGTTCGCCCAGCAGCGCGCCGAGACGGTCAAGGAGGCCCAGCAGAACATCGATGACTTCTACGAGaactacaacaacaagaaggagaagaccaTTGCCCAGTCAAGGAAGGAGGCTGAGCAGTTCCTGGCCAGCCGTGAGGACACCACATCGGGCGGCACCAGCTGGGAGCGCATCGCCAAGATCGTCGATGTGAGCGGCAAGGGTGCGAAGGGTGGTGCTTCGGGCTCTGGCAAGGAACGATTCAGGGAGTTGCTGGTCAGCTTGCgcaaggacgagaaggccCCCGGTGCTGAGGGTTATTAA
- a CDS encoding hypothetical protein (EggNog:ENOG503NWX7; COG:A) translates to MAYTDDAVLSKLSALNETHESIATTAQWIMFHRRHAAQTVNLWLGKLKDLPPPKRLNMIYLANEVTQQSKARHKEDFIIAFAPIIAEATASAYKGANSEVQNKLRRVVDVWRDRSVFDRETIQGLYERMGELDKSRPTNNGGTFGGSGFHSSGPPVPSELMPLVAQHQAVTRSATPMKAALSNAQTEYEKLSDPATAQATALPLQAARLNGLLKNLANAEGAVAESLRTRKEMIRSLEKLLAENQNALQQEEAQMKLLSGRRTEIEHKKNQVEATILGGQVTKQEDRTSTEPEPPQFEALTPPPQSDADDEHVQSDPIKTEQNGNNGVPQQTPTFPVVAPGIEMLSSVAANYQAVPINGSNKKRKVAPSDDFPDLGNDGIDEDVKEMLRKDGQSA, encoded by the exons ATGGCATACACCGATGATGCCGTGTTGTCGAAGCTCTCGGCTCTAAACGAGACGCACGAGAGCATCGCAACGACAGCTCAGTGGATCATGTTCCACAG ACGCCATGCAGCCCAGACAGTCAACCTGTGGCTTGGTAAACTGAAGGACCTACCACCGCCCAAGAGACTCAACATGATTTATCTCGCCAATG AGGTGACTCAGCAGAGTAAGGCTCGCCACAAGGAGGATTTCATCATTGCCTTTGCCCCTATCATCGCCGAGGCCACGGCGTCGGCATATAAGGGTGCCAATTCCGAGGTTCAGAATAAGCTTCGCAGAGTTGTGGATGTCTGGAGGGATCGCAGCGTCTTTGACAGAGAGACTATCCAGGGCTTGTATGAGCGCATGGGAG AACTTGACAAATCACGCCCTACTAACAATGGCGGTACCTTTGGCGGCTCTGGTTTCCACTCGTCAGGCCCACCTGTTCCCTCTGAGCTCATGCCGTTGGTTGCTCAACACCAGGCCGTCACTAGAAGTGCCACTCCCATGAAAGCCGCTCTCAGCAACGCCCAGACAGAGTACGAGAAGCTTTCCGACCCAGCCACCGCACAGGCGACGGCACTGCCTCTTCAGGCGGCTCGTCTGAATGGGTTGCTCAAGAACCTGGCCAACGCCGAGGGTGCTGTCGCGGAGAGCCTGCGCACCCGAAAGGAGATGATCAGAAGCCTAGAGAAGCTTTTGGCCGAGAACCAGAACGCTCTccagcaggaggaggctcaGATGAAGCTGCTCAGCGGCCGCAGGACTGAGATTGAGCACAAGAAGAACCAGGTCGAGGCAACCATCCTTGGCGGCCAGGTCACCAAACAGGAGGATAGAACCTCTACCGAGCCCGAGCCTCCTCAGTTTGAGGCACTGacgccacctccccaaagCGATGCCGACGATGAGCACGTTCAGAGCGACCCTATCAAAACCGAGCAGAATGGCAACAATGGTGTGCCTCAGCAGACCCCCACATTCCCAGTAGTTGCCCCGGGGATTGAGATGCTGTCTAGCGTTGCTGCAAACTACCAAGCTGTGCCTATCAACGGGTCCAATAAGAAGCGCAAGGTAGCGCCGTCGGATGACTTCCCGGATCTTGGAAACGATGGCATTGACGAGGATGTTAAGGAGATGTTGCGGAAGGATGGTCAGAGTGCCTGA